The window TCGTCCTCATCCCATTTCCAGTATTCGTCCCAGGCGAGATTGTTGCGGAAGAGGCAGCCGTGCGTCTGCTTCGCGAACTGCGTGTGCAGGTCCATGAAATCGGAGTCCTCCCAGGAGACGCGCCGCACATAGCCGGGAACCTCGATATTTTTCGGCAGCTGCACGTCGCGGATGGTAAATGACATCTTATCGGAGATGATCTCCCAGCCCTTTTTCCGGTAGAGGGGAATGGAATAGGGGTAGAGCAGGGAGAGGGACTGCCCGTTGTCGCGCATCTCGCGGAGCCCCTTTTTCATCAGCTGCGACATCAGCCCCATGCCGGAGTATTCGGGATAGGTGGAGACGCTTGTGATGAAGGCGATCGGATAGACGACGGAGTGGATGTTCATATCCAGCGGATAGACGGCGAACTGAGAGACGAGCTCGCCCTCGTCGAAGCAGCCCCAGACGTTGGCGCGTTCCAGGACGGGGAACTTGGACTGCTTGATGTCCTCGTCCTCCCAGCCGCTCTCCAGCAGTGTCTTTTCCGTGACCTGGAAGGCGTACCGCAGCAGGCCGTTATATTGGTCGAGATCCTGCGCCGTTAATTTTTTAATGTCGATATTATCGCTACTCATCTTATCATTCCTCTTCTGAGATCGTCTCTTCGCCTCTGACGGAAAAAATCTTTGCCTCCTGAATGAACCCGATCAGCAGAGACGAGACGGTGACCGTTATCAGCGAAAAGGCGATGCGGCTGAACGGGATGTAGCTCAGCGACAAAGCCAATACAGTGACGTCCGTCAGGAGATAGGCCCGCGCGATCTTCCATTTGGTGATACGGGATATCGTCAGCGCCAGCGCGTCGTCGCCGCCGCCCGAGCCGCCCTGCCGAACGATCAGGCCGACCCCCAACCCGACAAAGATACCGCCGCAGACCGCGGCGAGCAGCGGCGTGCCGGTCATATCGGGCAGCAGACGCGGGAACTGTTCCCACAGCCGGAAGAAACTCGCGAGGCTCAGCGTCGCCACCGCCGACAGCCGGATAAAGGTGCCGCCGAGGTACCTGAAGGCCAGCGAATAACAGGCGATATCCAGCAGCGGAGTGGTAATCGAGGGTGAGATGCCCAGCCAGTGGTTTGCCAGCAGGATCATACCGAGAACGCCGCCCTCCGTAATAACGCCCAGCTGATGTATATTATAAACTCCGAACGAACTGATCGCCGTTCCGATCATAATTATAACTATTTTTCGGAGAGAAAGCCCCTCCATATTTTTCCGTATTGAATCGAGAAAGAATTTTTTTACCATTTTGATACGCTTCCCTTCGCGTACAATATAAACTCTGGCATAATACTAAGGTCAAGAGAAAATTTTTCGTGCGGTTTATGAGGAGGCGCGGCGGTGAGAAATTACTACAAAATAAGCGAAATATCCAAACTTTACGGCATCGGCGCCGATTCCCTCCGGTACTACGAACGGCTGGGAATC is drawn from Cloacibacillus porcorum and contains these coding sequences:
- a CDS encoding GNAT family N-acetyltransferase, which codes for MSSDNIDIKKLTAQDLDQYNGLLRYAFQVTEKTLLESGWEDEDIKQSKFPVLERANVWGCFDEGELVSQFAVYPLDMNIHSVVYPIAFITSVSTYPEYSGMGLMSQLMKKGLREMRDNGQSLSLLYPYSIPLYRKKGWEIISDKMSFTIRDVQLPKNIEVPGYVRRVSWEDSDFMDLHTQFAKQTHGCLFRNNLAWDEYWKWDEDDTTVAIYYREDDLPRGYMVYLIKDDVMYIKEMIYLDMESRKGLWKYIGAHESMVSEVRGYNYFSEPIAFSFDDSEIKETIRPYIMGRIVDTKMFLEKYRFRGEAEGDVTLRISDSFLEWNDQSLTLDIFGGKCGITNAISRRHASMSIGTLTTLLLGYKRASELAELERIEADRETIKFLDNAVIHKKPYISDYI
- a CDS encoding YitT family protein; the protein is MVKKFFLDSIRKNMEGLSLRKIVIIMIGTAISSFGVYNIHQLGVITEGGVLGMILLANHWLGISPSITTPLLDIACYSLAFRYLGGTFIRLSAVATLSLASFFRLWEQFPRLLPDMTGTPLLAAVCGGIFVGLGVGLIVRQGGSGGGDDALALTISRITKWKIARAYLLTDVTVLALSLSYIPFSRIAFSLITVTVSSLLIGFIQEAKIFSVRGEETISEEE